ATATTCAGCATTGCCAAATATCGCCTCTGGATAGCGATAATACTTAAATTCCATTAAATTATAAAAAGGATCTTCTAGAAAAAAAGTGTAATGTTCTAGAAGAGAGTTAGCAAAGCGGTATTTGGGTTCTTCCCGAAATTTTAAATGTTTGCTTTTTGCCCTTTCTAATAATTCTTGCCAATTTTCTTCTTGGGTAAAAATTAAACCAAAATGTCGGGGATAAATTGCTTTCTGAGGTGTTAAAGTATCCTCGGTAACGTGGGCTACTAATTGATGTCCATAAAGATTGAGAATTAAAGCATGGGGGCTTTCACGTCCGGGTATACAGCCTAAACCGTCAACATAAAAGGCTTTGGTTTGGGGGATATCAGCGACGGGAAAAGCAAGATGGAATATGGGTTGGTTCATGGTGTGGGTGGGTAAATATAGCTATTATCAGATGCAAATTCTCGTTAGTGACTTTGGGCGTTACCTAAGTTTACTCTGTCCGCAGAATCTCAGCAACTTTAGCCTTAAGAGTGTCAATGTGTAGCTACTGTCTTGATTGTCAAGCGATCGCATTCTCAGAAAAACCAACTTGACAGCAATTCTCATTTTGAAACGAGTTTGCGCCATTTCAGCGAACTGCTTGCAGCAGTGCTTCGCTATCCCCTGATTTGTTAAGAATTGTAAAACCCTATGAATGTAAGGGTTTAAATGTCATGAAACCTTAAAATGAGAATTGCTGCTATAGGAGTATAATTAATTTTGCTTTATTACTTACTTCTAATAACGCACTTATGAGACTTACCCCCTTTACAAAGCAACGCTAAATGATATTAGACAATGAAAAATATAGGAAAGTTCATGAGTGGATTACAAAATATACAGAAGAAGGTACTGTAGATATTGTTACAGGTTATTTTACTGTTGGGGCTTTAGCTTATCTTTCTCAGGAAATTAATCATAAAATTGCTAAATTTCGATTAGTGCTTGGGGATATTGTTAATTTAGATCAAGTCGAGAATAGACCGTTAGATTTACTAAATGAAAATATTACCATTGAAGCGGCTCTGAATCTGAGTATTTTGGCACAGGAAGCTGTGATGTTTTTGAAACAGGACAAGGTTAAAGCAAAAACTTTAGAGCCGAATTTTTGTCATGCTAAGTGTTACTTATTTGAGCCATTTAAGGATGACGATCGCAACAAGTATTTTATTTCTGGTAGTTCCAATTTAACTGAAGCTGGAATTGGCCGAAAGCATACAAATAATTTAGAATTGAATATTGCTGAAACGGGAAATAATCATCAATATAAAGAGTTGGTAAAATGGTTTGATTCACTTTGGCATAAACCTCAAGCTCATCAAGAAAAAACTCTCTTGTTGAAAGATGGAACAACTAAAAAGGTAGATTTTAAGCAATATCTAATTCAGGAAATTGAAAAAATATTTATTAAATATACTCCCAGAGATATTTACTACAAGATATTATTTGAGTTATTTGGTAATCAAGTTTTGGAAATTGCGAATGATCCAGACTTTAATCGCCAAGTGGGCAGATTGGAGAATACGGCTATTTTTACTGCACTTTATGACTTTCAAAAAAAAGGTGTTCTGAGTCTGATTCGGATGCTCCAGAAATATGATGGAGCTATTTTAGCAGATGCGGTAGGTTTAGGAAAAACTTGGAGTGCCTTGGCTGTGATGAAATTTTTTCAGATGCAAGGACGAGAAGTTATATTACTTTGCCCCAAAAAATTAGAGAGTAACTGGAGACGCTATAAGGAAGATCAAGCATCAAAATTTGAAACCGATAAGCTTAAATTTTTCATTCGTTTTCATACCGATATGAATAGCGATCGCCTAAATTCCTATAATGATCGGGCTGATAAGTTTTTTTGTGATGACAAACCCAAGTTAATTGTAATTGATGAAAGTCATAACTTGAGAAATGATAAATCTAATCGTTATAAATTTTTAGTTGATAATATTTTAAAAAAGAATCAAGATATCAAAGTTCTGCTCATATCAGCAACTCCCATTAATAACTCCCTGAACGATGTCAGAAATCAATTTAAATTAATGGTTCAAGGTGATGTGCATGGCTATGATGCAAAATTAGGTGTAAGAAATATTGATTATTCCTTTAAACAGGCACAGACTATATTTAACGAGTGGCGCAGAGATGCCAAACCTCAAATCGGTAATTTTATTAAAAAGCTCTCAGACAATGATTTTTTTAGGTTAACAGATTCTCTATTAGTTGCCAGAACTCGAAAAATGGTAGAAAGTCAGCAAACAAATTTAGTATTTCCTACCAAAACAAAACCTAAAAATTTATTTGTGACACCACATCAGCTTGGTAATTTTGAAACCTTTGAGGAATTGTTTGATCATTTGCCACCGATGCTATCAGGATATCAGCCAGCTTTTTATTGGGATGATGAATCAGATAATAAAAAAGATGCTAAGAAAGATATATTACGGGATGAAAAGTCACGCGATCGCTTTCTAGTTAAGATGATTTATATCTTGATGGTGAAGCGATTGGAGTCTTCTTGGTTTTCTTTTTACTCAACGGTTGAGAAAATCAAAAACCATCATCAAAATGCTTTAGATAAGATTAAAGCATATCAAGCAAATAAAGTAAAAACGGTATTATTAGAAGATGATGTTTATACTTTAGAAAATGATGAAAATGATGATTTTACTCAAGTAGTGGAAGAATATACATTAGGTAAAAAACGCCCGATTAGTATCGCGGAAATTGATCAAGCTGGTAATTTGCATAAGTTTAAGGAGGATCTAAAAAAAGATTTAGATGCTCTCGATAAGCTTTCTGTCAATTTACAAAAGTTTGCTATCAAAATTGATAAAGAGATCAAGAACCCCAATCAGTTTAAATCCTGTGATGATAAGTTGGAGAAACTAATTGAAGAGATTATCAAAAAGCGCAAATCAGGAGCAAATAACCATAATCAAAAAGTGGTAATTTTTACAGTCTATCGTGATACAGCGCTGTATTTGTTTAATCAGCTTCGAGCTAGAGGTTTTGACAAGATGGCAATCGCATCGGGAACAGATTCATACTCAGATGATAGCCAACATAAACAGAAAATGGAGGCAATTTTAGAGAGATTTGCACCATATACCAAGCTATTTTGTGAAAAAGAATGGTCTTTTAGCTGTGAGAAACAAGGGTTAGAAGCTTTTGCAGAATGGCAAGAATGGGTTAAAGATAATCACCCTGAGACGTATCAAAAGCTGAATAATTCTATTGATATCTTGATTGCTACGGATGCTCTCAGTGAGGGACAAAATTTGCAAGATGCTGATATGGTGATTAATTACGATATTCATTGGAATCCTGTGCGAATTATCCAACGCATGGGAAGGATCGATCGCTTGGGTAGTCCTAATCAACAAATTTTTGGAATTAACTTCTGGCCTTCAGACAATATTAATTCCTATCTCAATTTGCAAGGACGGATTGAGCAGCGGATGGCAGCGATGAAGTTGGCAGGAGCCGAGGTAGATCATCAATTTTCTGATAGCTTTGCGAAGATGGTTCATGATGAAGAATTTGATCAAAAGATGAATGATTTGATGATGCAGCAAATGCAAGTCACTTGGGATGATATTGAAGTAAGCGATCAAGGGTTAGGCTTTGATAGTTTGTCTTTGGAGCGATATCGTCAGGATTTATTGGCAGAATTTAATCGTGACAAGGATAAATATCGCCAAATGCCAAAGGGTGTATATACGGGATTTGCAGCAGAGCAGAAATCTGGTGTTAGTGATGATTTGAGTGATGGCATCATTGCTTTGTTGGGGTATCCTGCGAAACCAGCTAAGAAATTAGATCATCAGTATCAGGTGTTTGATTTAATTTACATTGATAAATCAGGCAAGTTAATTTTAAAAAATCAAAAGGAAGTTTTAGATTTGCTAACCTTGTATAAGGAGAAAGAGCGTTCTGTACCTGATGCAATTGATCGTGGTGAGGCGGTGGTAATTGCAGAGTTGGTGAACGCGCTTAAAACTTGGTTAAGCAGTCAAGCAGTGCAAACTGAGGAAATGGCAGATGGTTCTATCAAAGAAACAATGGGTAATGAAACGCTGGGAATTTTGCAAGGCTTAAAAAAAGGTAATAAGGCTTCTATAAGTAGGATTAAGCAAAATGTTACAGTTGATGGTAAATATCAGCTTAATAATTTCGATTTAATCAGTTGGGTTTTAGTAACGGTATAAAATTATGCAACTAACAAGATTTAATGAAATAGATTTTTTACCTGCTTTAAAGGAGTTTTTTGGTAAGTCAAATCTAAATGTACCGATTAATTATGTAGATGATAAGCCGGTTTCGGCAAAAAAAATATTACAGAATACTTATAAAGATAATGAGGCTTTTAGGTTAATTAATGATGTTTATTTTGTTGGGTTAGTAGATGATGCAGCTTTTAGAGGGAATCAAAGTTTAGAGATTGATAAGATTAAATCAGATTATGATGGAATTTTGATTTTTGGGGTGACTTTAAATAATCGTGATCATGGACAATTACCAACGCGGTCGCATTTAGCAGAAATATCACGGGCTTTTAATCGGGAATTTTACTATACACCTGTAGTAGTGGTGTTTAAGTACAATGATGCAAATAGCGAATATCTAGCCTTTGCAAATACTGAGAGATTGAAATACAAGGACAATCGAGAAGGCGAAAAAGCGGGGAAGGTGACACTGTTACGGGATATTGATATTCGACAACCGCATTCGGGGCATGAACGTATTTTAGCAGAGTTAGCAATTCCGAAGACAGGTAAGGATCGGGTTGATTCTTTTGCTAAGTTATATGCTTATTGGCAGAAGGTACTTGATGTCAGCCTGTTAAATAAACAATTTTATCAAGAGATTTCGACTTGGTACTTTCATGCTTGTAAGCAGGTGGTTTTCCCAAAGGATGCTAAGAACGTTCAAGAAAGTTTGATCAGGTTAATTACGCGGTTAATGTTTGTTTGGTTTCTCAAGGAGAAAGGTTTAGTTCCTAGTGAATTATTTGATCGCGCTGATATTAAATCTATTCTCAAAAGTTTAGAGCCGCAAGAAAGCACTTATTACAAGGCGATTTTGCAGAATTTATTTTTTGCAACGCTGAATACGGAAGGTAAGCGCGAGTTTATTAAAAAAAGTTCGGGCGGGCGTAATTCGCAGCACATGGTACATAATGTGTTTCGCTATGAAGACTATTTTCAGAAGTCTGATCAGGTTATCAAGAAATATTTTGACGATATTCCTTTTTTAAATGGTGGTTTGTTTGAGTGTTTGGATGTTCCTTCAGAAAAAGACAAACCTGATACAGAAAAACGTATTGATGGGTTTAGCAATCATTCTTCTAATGTGTTATCTGTGCCAAATGAATTATTTTTTGGTGATTTTCAGGATGTCGATCTAAATGCCGATTTTGGCACGAGTCGCAAGAAATATCAGGTACGCGGCTTAATCGAAATCTTTAAAAGCTATAAATTTACGATTACAGAAAATACCACCTTTGAAGAAGATGTGGCGCTTGATCCTGAGTTGTTGGGGCAGGTATTTGAGAATTTATTGGCGGTTTACAATCCTGAAACACAGACGACGGCAAGGAAGCAGACGGGTTCTTTTTATACGCCGCGTGAGATTGTTAATTACATGGTGGATGAGAGTTTGATTGCTTATTTTAAGAATCATTTGCCCTCACCCCCAGCCCCTCTCCCTAGGGGAGAGGGGGGTAAGAAAGAAGAGGAGGGTAAGAAGCAAGAGCAGAACCAGAGTCTTACTCCCCCTTCTCCCTGGGGAGAAGGGGGCGGGGGGGATGAGGGCGATCGCCTTACTGGTAAGTTACGATTAATTCCTAAAGCGTTGTTGATCAGAGCAAGAGAGCTAAGGCAACAGCAAACCCCTGGCGAACAAGTGCTTTGGGAATGTTTACGCGATCGCCGTTTTTGTGATGCAAAATTTCGTCGTCAACACAATATTGGGCGATTTATTGCTGATTTTTACTGTCACAGTGCCAAATTGGTCATTGAACTAGACGGAAGTGTTCATAACTCACAAGTTGAGCAAGATCAAGAAAGAGATGCTTGGATGCGATCGCAGGGAATTACAGTTTTACGTTTTTCTAATCAGGAAGTTTTTGATGATTTAGAGAGAGTTTTGCTGAGAATTGCTGAGATTTTGCCCTCACCCCCAACCCCTCTCCCTAGGGGAGAGGGGGGTAAGAAAGAAGAGGGGGGTAAGAAAGAAGAGGAGGGTAAGAAAGGAGAGGAGGGTAAGAAAGGAGAGGAGGGTAAGAAAGGAGAGGAGGGTAAGAAGCAAGAGCAGAGCCAGAGTCTTACTCCCCCTTCTCCCTGGGGAGAAGGGGGCGGGGGGGATGAGGACAAACTTCGCCACTTACTTTCCTATACCGATGAGTCACACAAGTTTACAGAATCAGAAGTGGAGCGTTTAATTAAGGCTTTGGATAATTGCAAGATTCTCGATCCTGCTTGTGGTTCGGGGGCTTTCCCAATGGGTGTTTTGCAGAAAATGGTGCATATTTTGGCAAAGCTCGATCCGCGCAATCTGAGTTGGAAGCAGAGACAGATTGATCGCCTCAACCAATTAATTGTTGATGCAGAAGATATTGAAGATGAGAAAACGCGGACGGATACATTAACTAATCTGGAAGCGCAAAAGAAGAATTTAGAACGGGCGTTTGCGCGGAATGGGTTAGACTATGGGCGGAAGTTGTTTTTGATTCAAAATTGTATTTATGGGGTGGATATTCAGGCGATCGCTGTTCAAATTGCTAAGTTAAGATTTTTTATCTCTTTGATTATTGATCAACAAGAAGATCAAGATGAAACAAATCGAGGAATTTTACCTTTACCGAACTTAGAAACGAAATTTGTGGCGGCAAATTCATTAATTGGAGTTGCCAAAGTGCAACAATTATCAGTTTTTGATACCCAAGAAATTCAAGCCAAACGAAAACAATTGGAGCGGTTGCGACGGGATCATTTCTTTGCCAAGAGTTTGGAAACAAAGCGGAAGAAGCGCCAGGAAGATGAGCGTTTATCTCAGGAAATTGGTGAGATTTTGCGGCGCAATAAGTCGCCAAATGTGGAGTCGTTGCAATCATGGAAACCTTACGATCAAAATGCTTCCGCAGACTTTTTTGATCCTGAATGGATGTTTGGGATTAAAGACGGTTTTGATATTTGTATTGGTAATCCGCCCTATGTGAGACAGGAACAGATTAAAGAGTTAAAACCTGTATTTAAGCAAAACTTTCAATGCTTTACAGGTGTTGCAGATTTATTTGTTTATTTCTTTGAGCGTGGTTATCAATTGCTAAAAACTGGCGGTGTATTGAGTTATATCTGCTCAAATAAATATTTTCGTTCCGGTTATGGCGAAAAGTTGCGCGATTTTCTTGGCAAAAATACAACAATTCAGCAGCTTATTGATTTTGGTGATACGGATGTTTTTACAGCTATTGCTTATCCCAGTATTATTTTATTTAGTAAAGAAAAGGCTAGTAAGGATAACCAATTTAAAGCACTATCTTGGCAGCAAACAGAAGCATTAAATGAGTTTCCAACAGTGTTTAATGCTCAAAATTTCTTGATGCTGCAATCTGCACTTAAAGCTGATGGTTGGCGATTAGAAGATACACAGGTTTTAGATTTGTTGGCTAAGTTGCGAAATGCGGGTAAGCCTTTGGGAGAATATGTAAACGGTAAATTTTATCGTGGTATTTTGACAGGTTTTAATGAGGCTTTTGTAATTGATCGAGAAACAAGAGATAAATTAATTGCTGAACATCCATCATCTGCGGAAGTAATTAAGCCTTTGCTTCGTGGTCGTGATGTTAAAAGATGGTGTGTTGATTATCAAGATTTATATTTGATTTTCACAAGAAGAGGTATTGATATTAAAAAATATCCAGCAATTGAAAAACATCTAGGTCAATATAAAAATCGTTTAACTGCTGGTGTAGAAGGTGGACGTAAAGCAGGTAGTTATCAATGGTATGAAATTCAAGATAATGTCGCTTATTGGCAAGAATTTGAACAGCCTAAAATTATTTATCCCAATATTTGTAAACGTAATGAATTTGCTTGGGATGAATCAGGCTATTACACCAATCAGAAAGCCTTTATTATTCCTTGTGATGATAAAACTTTACTCGCCATTCTTAACTCTAGTGTAATGACATTTTTATTCGATAAGTTATTACCAAAATTGCAAGGTGATTTCTATGAACCAAGTTCGATCTTCATGAAAGATTTTCCTATCCCCACCGCCACCGAATCAGAACGTAAAGCAATAGAAATTCTTGTAAATTATGTCCTCCACCTCACTGCCATCCTCAAAGACATTCCTAATAGTAGCGACTCCTCCATGGACAAACTCATGACGCGATACTTCGAGCAAATCCTTGATGCCGCAGTCATGGAGCTATATTTACCTGAAGAACTGCATAAATATGAATATGACAAACACTTTATGCGTCATTTATTATCAGAAAATATACCAAATATTGATACAATCAAAGGCGATAAAATTCAAACATTGCGAGAAATATTTAATCGCCTATTTGAAAAAGATCACCCGATTAGAGTAGGAATATTTTTCTTAGATAGCATCCCCGTTGTGCGTACCATTCGAGGTTTAAAATGAGAATCACTAAAATTGCCCTTAAAAACTTTCGCGCCTTCTACGCAGATCATGAAATCGACTTGGGGAAAAAAGGCAGAAACTTACTTGTTTATGGTGAAAATGGCAGTGGTAAATCATCCTTACTCAAAGCAATTGAACTTTTTATCGACTCCCATGTACGGAATTATCAGTTTACTAATTATCGTAACTTTCACCGCATAGATACTGATGGCGGTCATGTCAAAATCTCCATGCGGGCTACCAAAAACGATCCTGAAACCACCTATGAATGGTCAGACACAACCCGCGAAACCGATGCCCCATTAATTCTCCAAGCCGCAAAAACGAGAGGTAGCCTAGATTACAAATCACTCCTAAAAGTTTATTTCCTGACACAGGATAACTCCGAAATTGATTTATTCAAACTATTAATAGAAGAAATTCTAAATAATACTCGCAATAATTTTACAGATAGATTGCTAAGTGAGGAATGGGAAGAAATTATTAATTATCCTATTCCCCGCAGTGCTAAACATACAAACAGGATTCAAGAACTGCAAAGCATATTAGATAACTTTAATAATGGTTTAGACAGCATCCTACAACTACTCAAAAACGAAGCTATAGACATCCTTAATCAATTTGACAACTCAATTATTATTGATTTTAACTTTAATAGACTGGAATTTGACTTACCCAATAAGTGTTTAACTGGAGGCAATGTTTATCTACAAGTTCACGTTAACCAAATTAACTTTACTTCGCCCCATCAATTTCTTAACGAAGCCAAACTTTCAGCGATCGCTCTCTCCATTTACCTAGCTGCCCTAAAAACTAATCCCAGTAGTCCCCTCAAAATACTTGTACTTGATGATGTCCTAATTGGCTTAGATATGTCTAACCGTATTCCCATCATTCATATCCTTAAAGAGAAATTCAATGATTATCAAATCTTTTTGATGACCTATGACAAAGAATGGTATGAATTGCTAAAGCGTCACTTTAACGACTGGAAAACTATAGAAATCTATGCAGGACGAGGTATTGATTACGAAATCCCAATTTTAGTTGAAAACAAAAAATATCTGGAGAAAGCCCAAAACTATTTGCAAGCCCACGATCACACAGCCGCCGCTGTTTATTTACGCAAAGCATTTGAGGTAAGAATAAAATCTTTCTGTGAAAAAATGAATCTTCGAGTCAAATATCGAGAAAGAGCTAAAGACCTTGATACTAATGACTTTTGGGAACCAATCATCAACGCTAAAAACTCGGATGGCACTCCCAAAAACTATATCAGCACAGCTTTAATATCATTACTTGGGCAACACCGCACTTTTATCATGAATCCCCTAAGTCATGCCACCCTTGCCTTTGCCCCTGCCAGGGAAATACAAGACGCAATTGACAGCATGAGACAGTTAGAAAATGAGCTTGATGCGATCGTCAATTCACGAAATAGCAACCTCTAGAAATGTTCTCTTTTCACCACCGAATTAGAATGAAAAATACAACAATAGGAGCTAAAGCAATGCAAAGCATACAAATAACTGCCCATGTCAACGATCAAGGCGTACTTCAGATTCCCCTACCCAACCACTCAGGCGAAGAACTAGAAATTTTACTTGTTTATCAACCCATCTCTAAACCCATAAAACGTCAATGGTCACAGCAATTTCTTAGCACCTTTGGCGCGTGGCAAGGCGAACCGCTAATTAGAGAACCTCAAGGAGAACAACCAGAACGAGAAGAACTCCTATGATTTATCTACTCGATACCAACACCTGCATTGGTTATATCAACCGCCGAAATCCTTCAATCTATCAGCATTTTCTAGCCGTTTCCCCCGATGATGTCTGTATTTGTGATGTCGTTAAATTTGAGCTTTATTATGGAGCTTATAAAGGTTCACGAACCACCGAAAACTTACAAATCCTAGATAAATTCTTTGCTGATTTAACTAGCCTTCCCTTTGAGGCAAAAGCCGCCCAAATCTGCGGACAAATACGTGCCGAACTACAAGCTAAAGGGACACCTATCGGAGCTTACGATCTACAAATTGCAGCGATCGCCTTAGCAAACAATCTCACCCTGATCACCCATAACACCAGAGAATTTGAACGAGTTGAAAACCTAGCCCTTGAGGATTGGGAGTAATGAACTATTGGCTAGTAAAATTCGCCCCATTCCGCTACAGTTGGCAAAAAATTCTATTACATGGCAAATTTGAAATTTATTCCGATGTTTGAATGTTGGAAAGACATAAAATAAATGACTACTTTACAAAACTTTACGTCGTGCTAAATTTTGCGGGTATCTTGTCTTTACCCCGGAACGACTAGCAAACGGTCAAGAAAGTCAAGAAACCAGATCAGAATGGCTTCAGGAAAATTCTATTAAATATTAATAGGTGAAAATAAGTTTTTTATCACAATTAAACTTGCTTGGACTTATCCCCTAAACTCATAACCTGATAACCTCTAAATTTTTGAGTGAAATTTGCCAGGGTAAAAGAAGTGGAGGAAGAACCGAAATTAAAAGCTATTCCCCGTCTTTTCAAAATGGGGTTAACTGTAGAACAAATTGCCGAAGCACTAGAATTAAAAATTGAAAAAGTTCAACAAGCTATGGAAAAGCAATGTAGAAAAGAATCTTAATATTAATGTGGTAAAAGAGGATAAAATCGTTTTATTAGCATAAAAACTTGAAAATCCTCATAATTTATCACTGATGTTATCTTTAATAGATTCTATAAATCCCTGGTTAATGGGATTAGGCTTAAATACGATTTTACTAGGAATAGTCGCTATTATTCCCAAAAAGTTGCTTACCCCCGCAGGTATACTTAATGCTGGGTTATTGGGAATTATCATTTGGGGAACACTAGGTTGGCAAGGATATCTAGTGGTAGTGTTTTATTTTATTGTCGGTTCTGGGGTAACACGCATTGGTATGGCAGAAAAAGAAGCCGCAGGAATTGCCGAAAAGCGTGCCGGTGCAAGAGGACCTGAAAACGTTTGGGGTTCAGCATTAATAGCGGCTTTGTGTGCCTTGGGAGTCTTGTTTTTCCCTGATTTTAAATATTTGCTATGTTTAGGTTATGTTGCTAGTTTTAGTACCAAACTATCGGATACTACTGCCAGTGAAGTTGGTAAAGCTTATGGTAAAAGCACCTTTTTAATTACGACACTGCAACCAGTTCCTAGAGGTACAGAAGGAGCAGTAAGTTTAGAAGGAACTGTTGCTGGTATGGTAGCATCAATTGCGATCGCTCTGGTTGGTTGGGGAGTAAATTTAATTAATCCCCTAGGTATTATTTGGTGTATCTTAGCCGCATTTATCGCTACCAATTTGGAAAGTGTTATTGGTGCAACTTTGCAATCTAAATATACCTGGCTTACCAATGAAGTTGTGAATATTATTAATACTCTAATTGGGGCAACTGCGGCAATCATACTGGCATTA
The window above is part of the Dolichospermum sp. DET69 genome. Proteins encoded here:
- a CDS encoding TIGR00297 family protein, encoding MLSLIDSINPWLMGLGLNTILLGIVAIIPKKLLTPAGILNAGLLGIIIWGTLGWQGYLVVVFYFIVGSGVTRIGMAEKEAAGIAEKRAGARGPENVWGSALIAALCALGVLFFPDFKYLLCLGYVASFSTKLSDTTASEVGKAYGKSTFLITTLQPVPRGTEGAVSLEGTVAGMVASIAIALVGWGVNLINPLGIIWCILAAFIATNLESVIGATLQSKYTWLTNEVVNIINTLIGATAAIILALIYQNIFV